In Helianthus annuus cultivar XRQ/B chromosome 3, HanXRQr2.0-SUNRISE, whole genome shotgun sequence, a single window of DNA contains:
- the LOC110931397 gene encoding uncharacterized mitochondrial protein AtMg00810-like yields the protein MAYLLLYVDDIILTASDSVLLKKLIDTLKAEFAMTDLGVLHHFLGLKVEHKNGGLFLSQSSYAADILARANMTTFKPCSTPVEIGSKLSASSGSPAVDGTLYRSLAGALQYLTITRPEISYAV from the coding sequence ATGGCTTACTTATTACTATATGTAGACGACATTATTCTCACAGCTTCTGATTCGGTCTTACTCAAAAAGCTGATTGATACTCTGAAAGCAGAATTTGCTATGACAGATCTTGGCGTCTTACATCATTTTTTGGGACTCAAAGTCGAACATAAAAATGGGGGTCTTTTTCTCTCGCAGTCATCCTATGCTGCTGACATTTTGGCTCGCGCAAACATGACCACCTTCAAACCATGCTCAACACCGGTGGAAATCGGTTCCAAATTAAGTGCCTCCTCAGGGTCTCCAGCTGTTGATGGCACTTTGTATCGTAGCCTGGCTGGTGCACTACAGTATCTTACTATCACCAGGCCCGAAATATCTTATGCAGTCTAG